The Polyangium spumosum DNA window GATCTCGAACTACCTGGCCGGCCACTTCCTCGCCGAGCCCTTGCGCGACTGGGACGTCTCGCGCCCCGCGCCTTATTTCGGCTTCGAGATCCCCGACGCGCCGGGGCATTACTGGTACGTCTGGTTCGACGCGCCGATCGGATACGTGGGCACGACGCGCGAGTGGTGCGACAAGAACGGTGAGTCGTTCGACCGGTGGTGGCGCTCCGACGAGACGGAGATCGTGCACGTCATCGGCAAGGACATCGTTTATTTCCACACGCTCTTCTGGCCCTCGATGCTGAAGAGCGCGGGCTATTCGCTGCCGAGCCGGGTGCAGGTGCACGGCTTCCTCACGGTGAACGGCGAGAAGATGTCGAAGAGCAAGGGCACGTTCGTCATGGCGCGGACGTACCTCGAGCACCTCGATCCGTCGTACCTCCGTTATTATTTCGCGAGCAAGCTCGGCTCGCGCGTGGAGGACTTCGACTTGAACCTGGACGAGTTCGTCCAGAAGGTGAACGCCGAGCTCGTGAACAAGATCGTGAACCTCGCGAGCCGCTCGTCGCGCTTCGTGGCGAAGACGGGTCTGTCCGCGAGTTACCCGGACGACGGCGGGCTCTTCGAGGCGGCGGCGAAGGCGGGCGCGGAGATCGGCGAGGCGTACGCGTCCTTCGATTTCGCGCGGGCGATGCGGCTCATCGTCTCGCTCGCGGATCGGGCGAACGAATACGTCGATCGCGTGGCGCCCTGGGCGCTCGCGAAGCAGCCGGGCAAGGAGCAGGAGGTGCAGAACGCGTGCACGGTGGCGCTGAACCTCTACCGGCAGATCGTCCTGTACCTCGCGCCGGTCTTGCCGAAGCTCGCGGCGGAGTCGGGGGAGCTCCTGCATTGCGTGATGGATCGGCTGGACCTCGCGCAAAAGCCGCTCGTGGGCACGCCCGTGGCGCCGTACAAGCATTTGATGAAGCGAATGGAGATGGATGCCGTGAACAAGATGATCGAAGCGAGCCGCGCGGGTGAGCCGGGCGAGGCGCCGAAGGCCGAGGCGGCCCCGGAGGCGGCCGAGGCGGCGCCGGCGAAATGGGACGACGCGGGCGACGCGCTCGCGAAGGAGCCGCTCGCGCCCGAGTGTACGATCGACGATTTCACGAAGGTCGACATGCGCGTGGCGCGGATCATCGCGGCCGAGGGTGTGCCCGGGGCGAAGAAGCTGCTCAAGCTCACGGTGTCGCTCGGCGGCGACACGACGCGGCAGGTGTTCGCCGGGATCAAGGCGTATTACGACCCGAAGGATCTGCTCGGGCGGCTCGTGATCGTGTGCGCGAACCTCGCGCCGCGGCAGATGAAGTTCGGGATGAGCGAAGGAATGGTGCTCGCGGCGGGCGACGGGCAGAGCGTGTTCGTCCTGTCGGCCGATTCCGGGGCGAAGCCTGGGATGCGGGTGCATTGAGCGGGCGAAGGGGCCGTCGAGGCCCCTCGGCCGCCGTTACTTGAGCGGCGGCGGCTCGTACACGCGCTTCACGTCTGCGCCGCCCGCGAACGCATACGATCCGGCGCTTCCATACCCGTACGCGATGATCCCGAAGGGCTTGTCGCCCGAGAGCCGGTGCACGCCCGGCGCGAGCGGGCATTTCCGGGAATGGTACGTCTTGCCCTCGACCATACCCGCGGGCTCGATCTGGCAGAAGTTCGTCGTGGCGCCGTCGAGCGTGATCTCCGAGCCAACCTCGGCCGCGATGACCACCCAGTTCTGCGACCACGAGTTCGGCGTCGGAATGACGTATTCGGTCCGGAACTGCTCGATCGGCGGGAAGACGGTGAGCGAGGGATCGCCGAGCGCGGGGCCGTCGACGTATCCGTTCGAGACCTGGATCTGGCCCACCATGACCGGCTTCGTCGCGCCGACCACGAAATTGTCCTGCGCCCACGTGGTCTTCACCTCGCCCGCCTGGAGCGTGAACGAATCGAAGGGCGGGGGCAGGTTCGTCGTGACGGTCGCGTCCTCGGCGACGCCGAGGAATCGAATGACGTCGGGCTCGCGGTAGCTCGACGTCGAGCGCACGGGGCTGCGCGTGATCACGTACCGCGAGCCGACGGACTCCACGGGGAACATCTGCTCTTCGAGGTGATCGAGGCAGCACGTGCTGCCATCCTCCCACCCCGGCGGCTTCGGGACCTCGACCGAGCCCGGCGCGCCCGTGGTCTCCACGCCGGAGAAGACGGCGACCGGCAACGTGGCCGTGACGATCGTGGACGAGAGATCGGTCATCGTCGCGGGATCTTCCTGGAACGTGCCGTCGTCGGTCTCGAGGTTCAATACGTCGAACGGATTGAGCGTGACCTTGATCTCGCCGCCGGCGGGCGTCGCGGCGACGGGCGGGTTGCCCTTGATGCGCCAGCTCGGCTTGACCGTGACCAGGGTGTTCGGCCTGGTGCCGACGACGGTCACGTACGAGCGATCGATGATCTTCCCGATGCCGGGGAACTCCGTGGGGATGGGGTGGCCCGCGGGCCAGCCGATGACGCGATAAATCTTGCCGAGCCCCGTCGTCGGCAGGAGGAGCGAGGCGTCGTTCGAGAAGGCATTCTCGAAGACGTTGAACTGATACACGACGATCGGCGTCGACGAGGTGATGCGGTACGCGTTCGAGGAAAGGCACGTACCGGGGGAGTTGGCGTCGTTGGGTTTGACCCCGCAATCGAGCTCGCGCGTCGGCAGGGGCGCCGTGAAGAGCTCGCCGGGCTTGACGTCCACGCCGATCACGAGCTTCGGCGTCGCGGGCATCCCGAGCGGCGCGTCGTTGAGCTCGATCACGACCTTCGCCGTGGCCTGACCGGGGTTCGAAAGCACGACGCCCCAGGGCGCGCTCGCCGGGTCGTTGCCCCCGAAGTCCTGCTGATCGAGGTCCACGGCCCAGAACTCGCAGCCCACATTGGAGGGTTGATCGGCGGCGACGTCACAAGCGCCGGTACATTGCCCATTGGAGCAGCCGAACCCCGCGGCGGCGTCGCAGACCTCGACGACCTCGCCCGTGTCCTTGCCTTCCTCCGAGCAGCGCCGGACCTCGTTGCCCACGCAGGTCGTGGCGCCGGGCTGGCAATCGACACAACCCACGTTCGGCGCGCATACGCCGGACTCGCAGGTGACGACCGCGCCGGGCGTGCCGTCGGGATTGCAGGGCGTGAAGAGGGCGCCAAAGCATTGACCACAGCCGCTGCTGCCGCCGCCGCCGCCGCCGGCGCCGCCGGAGGTCGTGGCCGTGCGGTCGCCGCCGGCCGAGCAAGCGAAGGGGATCACGAAACATGGGAGGAGAAAGAGAGCGAGCAGGGTGCGCATGCGCGGGAGAATGCCACGGTTCGGCGCGTTCGGGATCGCCGTCTCGCGCGCCTCGCCTGGAATTCCGGGGCGTCAACCTTCGAGCGCGCGGAGGAGGCCGAGCTCCAGCCGGTGGCCCGAAGCGTCCACCCCGGCGGCGACGAGCGCGTCGTCGTAGCCCGCCTCGACGGCGTCCGCGGCGCGCGCGAGGAGCGGCGAACGGGAGGGCAAGAGGTCGCTCCTGCCCTCGAATGCGTCCCGACAATCCTCGGCGGAGCACGAATGAAAGGCCCGGCAGCGCAGCGGCCGCGCCGGGTGCACCGAGCAGAGGCCACGCGCGTCGAGCAGCGCGCAAGGGATCCGCGCGGCCCAGCGCGCCTCGTCGGAGAGCGGCTCGACCCGCGCCACGTGCGCCGCGAGCCGCTCCTTCAGGGCGCACAGGGCCTCCGGGGCGAGCGAGCGGCAGAGCCACGCGGCGACGGCCAGGATCTCGGCCGCGGTCGCATACGCGTGCACATGACAGCAATACGAGCAGCCGGCCGCGCAGGCCGGGGCGCGGGCGCTCTGCACGCGTGACGTCTCCCGCTCCATGGCCGCGTGGGCCACGAGGGCCGCCGATTCGAGGTCCGCGCGGTCGAGCGAGCCCGTCACCTCGGCGGCGACGCGGCCGCGGATGGCCTGATCTCGTTGCGAGAGGACGCGGAGGGCGCGCACGGCCCGGGTTTTACGCCCCGGGCTGCGGCGCGTCAAATCACTTCACCTCGGCGGAGTCGACCCGGAAGGTGGTGATCGCGGAGATGTCGGTCGTCGCGCGGAACTGGACGCGGACGGTCTGGCCGCCGTAACCCGCGAGCGAGAGGCTCTTTTGCGTGTAAGCGCCGGCCGCGGCCTTGTTCAGGTTGCTGTAGGTGGCGAGCGTCTTCAGCAGCGCGCCGGAGGTGCTCCGGAGCTCGACGTAGAGCTTGTCGTATTGCTGCGTCGCCGTGGTCTCGGACGAGCTCACGTTCAGGTGAAACTCGAGCGTCGGCGAGGCGCCGGCGGGGATCGTGATCTGCTGGTACATCGAGCCCGAGACGCTGTTCGCATATCCGAGATACGCGTATCCCGTGCCCGCGTGGGGGAAATTGCCGTTGCTCACGTACAGCGCGCCCGCGCCGCTCGCCACCCACGGGCTCACGCTGCCCTCGAACGCGCCGTTCGTGAGCAGGTTCGTCCCGCCGCCGCCGCCGCCGCCGCCTGCGCCCGGGCATTCTCCGACGCCGACGGCGCACCAGGCCCTCTGCGTGGAGACGTATTGTGCGCTCGAGGCGCCGAAGATCGCGCCTGCCGCGCTCAGGGTGGCCTGGCGGGCGCCGGCGAAGTTCGTGTTCGAGGTCATGTAATCGACGAGGGCCTTGTACCAGATGCGGCCCGCGTCGTCGGCGCCGATGCCCGTGACCGTGACGCCGCTCAGGTGGTGCGTCCCGCCCTTGGCGAGCAGGTAAAACGCGTGGTTCGGGATGCCCGAGTTGATGTGGACGCCGCCGTTGTCCTCGGTGCCCGTGTACCGCTCGCTGTAATGGTCCGGATCGTCGTCCGACGTGTAGCCGCCGTCGCCCGCCAGGTGCGGGTCGTCCAGGTAACGGAGCGCGTCGCCGGCGGCGCCGGGCGTATAACAATCCTCGCCGATCCTCCAGGTATCTGCGCTCTCGCCGAAGACGTGCCGCTCGACGAGCGCGCCGAAGACGTCGGACCACGACTCGTTCAGCGCGCCGGATTCGTTCTCGTAAGTGAGGTTCGCCTCGTACTCCGTCACGCCGTGCGCCATTTCGTGCGCGGCGATGTCGAGGGAGACGAGCGGCGAGAACGTCGCGCCGTCGCCGTCGCCGTAGACCATCTTGGTGCCGTCCCAGAACGCGTTGTTGTAGGCCGAGCCGTACTGGACGACCGAGCTGATGAGGCCGGCGCCGCCGCTCGCCGCCCCGTACACCACGGGGCCGCCCGCGCCGTCGATGCCATTGCGGCCGTGGACGTCCTTGAAGTAATCGAACACCATCGCGGCGCCGAAGTGGGCGTCGATCGCGACGCGCTGGCTCGTCGCGTTCCAGACGTCGTCGGTGTCGGCGATGCGATAGGCCGTGCTCGTACCATTGTTGTACGTGAACGTCCCGACCCTGCGCGTGAGGTCCTCCGTGTAATACCGGCCGCTCGCCAGGCTCGTGCCGATCGTCACGGTGCCGCTGTAGAGCGTGGTCCCCTGCGCGGTCTGGAGGTTATCGTAACGGTGGATCTCCTCGCCGCTGTGGGCGTCGATGAAGATCACCGGCATCGCGGTGCCGCGCGTGTCGTCGATGCGGCGGAGTTTCACGCGATAAGCGAGGTAATCCTCGCCTTCGCGGCGCATCACGAGCAGATCGGCCTCGGGCGCCGCGGTGATACACGACGCGCAGGCGTATCGAGCGAGCGCCGCGCGGATCGCCTGCTCTTCGCTCAGGGTGGGCTTCACGGAGAGGCCGCGGCGGATGTGCTTCACGAGGCCGTCGGTCACGCGGTGGAGGTCGCCGTTGGGATCGAGGTGCACGATCGCCTCGCCCTCGAAGACGGGAACGCCCTTGAATGTCTGCTGGATCCGGGTGTGGGCGAGGGAGAGCTCGTCGATCCGGACGCGCCGGACCTCGAAGTCCTCCGCGCTCTCGAGGCCCAGCACCTCGGCGTTCACGGCGATGTGCGCGCGGCTGATCGCCTCGGCCAGCGCGCGCTCCGCGGCGTCGCCGCCGGGGGTGAAGACGGGTTTGCCCGCGTTCGCCGCGGCCTCCTCCTCCGCCGGCGCCTCGGAGGCCGCGCAGCCGGCGCAGAGCAAGAGCAAAAGACCGCAGGACCTTCCTCCGAGACGATGTGCACCAAGCGTCAGGCGAATTCGTGCCAAGCGAACCTCACTTCCCGTGGATGAAGGAACGTTCAGAAATCCGCCAGCCTACGATGCACCGGATCCGTGACGCGTGGCGACATCATCACGAAAAGCTTTCCACGTTGTCGGGGGTCGCGGTAAGATTTCCGATCGACCCCGGAGCGCACCGTGAACATTCGATCCATCACCGGTCTGCTGTTGTTATCCTGCTCCCTCGTCGCGTGCGGGGGGGAGCCGGATCCTCCGCCCGGCTCGGGCGGCGCCGGTGGAATGGGCGGCGGCGCGGGCGGAATGGGAGGCGCGGGCGGGGCCGGCGGAATGGGCGGGGTCGGCGGAATGGGCGGCTCCGGCGGCATGAGCGACGCGCGTGTGGTCGTCGGCGTGATCCAGGCGCCGAACGAGCTTGTCTGGCAAGCGGCCTCGGTGCACGTCGTGGTGAAGGTGGACGGCGTGGTGGTCCGGGACGCGACGATAGGCACGGGCGTGCCGGCGCCAATCGTGTTCCCCCAGGAATTCGAGCTCGAGGGCCTCGCGGACGGCGCGCTCGTGGAGGTCTCGGTGGAGACCGATTTCGACGGGACGGGGCAGGACGTGCATCCGCGCCTCGCGAGCACCCGCGCCAAGGCGGGCAAGACGCCCCTGCTCCGGGTCACGCTGAGCCATCAGGGTTGCGGCGCGGGTTGTGGCGCGGGCCTGACGTGCAACTGGGGGCGTTGCCTGGATCCTCATCTCGCGCCGGAGGTCCTGGAGGCATATTCGTCCGACTGGGCGAAGTATAGCTGGTGCAAGCCGAAGGACGCGGGCGCGCCGACGCTCATGCTCGGGCAAGGCGACGCGATGTGGAGCCCGCTCTCGGACCAGGACACCTTGCACGTCTGGCCCGGCGATCAGGGCGGGCACCACATCTTCGCGGCGCTCCGCACGCGAAACTTGAAGCAGATGGCCGTCGTCAAGGTCTCCGGGATGCTTTCGGACACGGGCGAGGTGCTCGGGCCGGTGCAGTCGATGCGCGTTTTTCCGGACAGGCCGGCGCAGGGGTTCTGCGAGGCGACGGGGATCCTCTTCCAGATCGACACGAAGCTCCCGATGGCGGAGCTCGTCGGCAGGCAGGTACACCTGAAAGCCGAGGTCTCGGACGCCGACGGGGCGGCCGTCGTGGAGCAGAAGACGGTGGTGATTGGATCGCCCTGACGAACGGCCAGGGATGACTTGTTCAGCGGAGGATCGGAGGACTTGGTGATGAAGCGTGACAAGCTTGTGATAGGGGCGGCTCTCTCGCTCGTGCTCTCGGCGTGCGGGGACGGGACGACGGGGACCCCGTCGGGGACGGGCGGATCCGCCGGTGCGGGCGGAATGGCCGGGGCGGGTGGAATGGGCGGCGCGGGAGGAATGGGCGGCGCGGGAGGAATGGGCGGCGCGGGAGGAATGGGCGGCGCGGGAGGAATGGGCGGCGCGGGAGGAATGGGCGGCGCCGGAGGAATGGGCGGCGCGGGAGGAATGGGCGGCGCCGGAGGAATGGGCGGCGCCGGAGGAATGGGCGGCGCGGGCGGCGGCTCGATGGGCCTTCAGTTCGTCGTCGACGGCTCGTATCCCGCCGCGGTCGGCGCGGGCAATACGGCCGTCCGCGCGGGCGACATGGATGGCGACGGCAAGCTCGACCTCGTGGTCGCGAATCCATCCGGCGGCTTCCTCGGCGTCCTGCGC harbors:
- the metG gene encoding methionine--tRNA ligase, with amino-acid sequence MKPLLVTSALPYANGHIHLGHVLEYTMTDIFVRYQRMTGRRCIYICADDTHGTSIMIRARKEGRSEEAVIADMSAAHQRDFADLMIQFDHYGSTNSAATREVCHEIWASLRKNGRIATREVTQLFDPQAGTFLADRFVKGACPRCGAPDQYGDSCDKCGSTYTATELVEPRSVHTGARPELRSAEHLFVAIEPDHAFLAEWTAAEGRMPREISNYLAGHFLAEPLRDWDVSRPAPYFGFEIPDAPGHYWYVWFDAPIGYVGTTREWCDKNGESFDRWWRSDETEIVHVIGKDIVYFHTLFWPSMLKSAGYSLPSRVQVHGFLTVNGEKMSKSKGTFVMARTYLEHLDPSYLRYYFASKLGSRVEDFDLNLDEFVQKVNAELVNKIVNLASRSSRFVAKTGLSASYPDDGGLFEAAAKAGAEIGEAYASFDFARAMRLIVSLADRANEYVDRVAPWALAKQPGKEQEVQNACTVALNLYRQIVLYLAPVLPKLAAESGELLHCVMDRLDLAQKPLVGTPVAPYKHLMKRMEMDAVNKMIEASRAGEPGEAPKAEAAPEAAEAAPAKWDDAGDALAKEPLAPECTIDDFTKVDMRVARIIAAEGVPGAKKLLKLTVSLGGDTTRQVFAGIKAYYDPKDLLGRLVIVCANLAPRQMKFGMSEGMVLAAGDGQSVFVLSADSGAKPGMRVH
- a CDS encoding M4 family metallopeptidase → MLLLCAGCAASEAPAEEEAAANAGKPVFTPGGDAAERALAEAISRAHIAVNAEVLGLESAEDFEVRRVRIDELSLAHTRIQQTFKGVPVFEGEAIVHLDPNGDLHRVTDGLVKHIRRGLSVKPTLSEEQAIRAALARYACASCITAAPEADLLVMRREGEDYLAYRVKLRRIDDTRGTAMPVIFIDAHSGEEIHRYDNLQTAQGTTLYSGTVTIGTSLASGRYYTEDLTRRVGTFTYNNGTSTAYRIADTDDVWNATSQRVAIDAHFGAAMVFDYFKDVHGRNGIDGAGGPVVYGAASGGAGLISSVVQYGSAYNNAFWDGTKMVYGDGDGATFSPLVSLDIAAHEMAHGVTEYEANLTYENESGALNESWSDVFGALVERHVFGESADTWRIGEDCYTPGAAGDALRYLDDPHLAGDGGYTSDDDPDHYSERYTGTEDNGGVHINSGIPNHAFYLLAKGGTHHLSGVTVTGIGADDAGRIWYKALVDYMTSNTNFAGARQATLSAAGAIFGASSAQYVSTQRAWCAVGVGECPGAGGGGGGGGTNLLTNGAFEGSVSPWVASGAGALYVSNGNFPHAGTGYAYLGYANSVSGSMYQQITIPAGASPTLEFHLNVSSSETTATQQYDKLYVELRSTSGALLKTLATYSNLNKAAAGAYTQKSLSLAGYGGQTVRVQFRATTDISAITTFRVDSAEVK
- a CDS encoding YkgJ family cysteine cluster protein, whose translation is MRALRVLSQRDQAIRGRVAAEVTGSLDRADLESAALVAHAAMERETSRVQSARAPACAAGCSYCCHVHAYATAAEILAVAAWLCRSLAPEALCALKERLAAHVARVEPLSDEARWAARIPCALLDARGLCSVHPARPLRCRAFHSCSAEDCRDAFEGRSDLLPSRSPLLARAADAVEAGYDDALVAAGVDASGHRLELGLLRALEG
- a CDS encoding IgGFc-binding protein — its product is MRTLLALFLLPCFVIPFACSAGGDRTATTSGGAGGGGGGSSGCGQCFGALFTPCNPDGTPGAVVTCESGVCAPNVGCVDCQPGATTCVGNEVRRCSEEGKDTGEVVEVCDAAAGFGCSNGQCTGACDVAADQPSNVGCEFWAVDLDQQDFGGNDPASAPWGVVLSNPGQATAKVVIELNDAPLGMPATPKLVIGVDVKPGELFTAPLPTRELDCGVKPNDANSPGTCLSSNAYRITSSTPIVVYQFNVFENAFSNDASLLLPTTGLGKIYRVIGWPAGHPIPTEFPGIGKIIDRSYVTVVGTRPNTLVTVKPSWRIKGNPPVAATPAGGEIKVTLNPFDVLNLETDDGTFQEDPATMTDLSSTIVTATLPVAVFSGVETTGAPGSVEVPKPPGWEDGSTCCLDHLEEQMFPVESVGSRYVITRSPVRSTSSYREPDVIRFLGVAEDATVTTNLPPPFDSFTLQAGEVKTTWAQDNFVVGATKPVMVGQIQVSNGYVDGPALGDPSLTVFPPIEQFRTEYVIPTPNSWSQNWVVIAAEVGSEITLDGATTNFCQIEPAGMVEGKTYHSRKCPLAPGVHRLSGDKPFGIIAYGYGSAGSYAFAGGADVKRVYEPPPLK